In the genome of Caenorhabditis elegans chromosome IV, the window TGGCTCTGGCTCCATCATACCTTAGAATACTGAATCCACCGCAAATTGATGCAGTTTCATAGAAACTCGATTCAGGATGAAACTTGTATCGGTATCTTGTGACCATTCTCGATGATAATTCTTCATATTCCAACCCATCAAAAAGGATCAGCTCGTTCAGCGATGTGTCACACTGCATACTGAAGTACTCAAGTGATCTGTTTGATCCATAAATccagtgtttcaaaaaactatttgtttCCTTATTTTCCAGATAAACCGAACTGAACTGTACAAACATCGAAACATTCATGAACAGAAGCTCGTTCAGAGTAATTTTGACACCCGGAGCATAGACAATATCTCTGTTTCGAAGCATAGTAGTATCAAGACGTTCACGTCGCTTGCGGGTATGAAATATCAGCTTGTCTATAGACTCAAGGGCTGAAACCATTTCAAGACTCGTGAAAGATGCTGAGCATGATAACGCAAAAGTATGCAATCCACCGAAAATTCGATGAATAAACTTCTTTGAAAACTGAATGTTACTGTTATAAACACCAATTCGTGTCAGTTTACGTCGATTGGCAATATCCATAAAATGATCGATCGAGGCCCTTAATCCAA includes:
- the F30B5.11 gene encoding F-box associated domain-containing protein (Predicted); amino-acid sequence: MKTLRSIKDLEVCVENSISIRVEFRNWPRLEFKFKSYTTFEDCEGKLSKIGLRASIDHFMDIANRRKLTRIGVYNSNIQFSKKFIHRIFGGLHTFALSCSASFTSLEMVSALESIDKLIFHTRKRRERLDTTMLRNRDIVYAPGVKITLNELLFMNVSMFVQFSSVYLENKETNSFLKHWIYGSNRSLEYFSMQCDTSLNELILFDGLEYEELSSRMVTRYRYKFHPESSFYETASICGGFSILRYDGARATVQLKKFTAYSKIRMIVWH